From Marinoscillum sp. 108, a single genomic window includes:
- a CDS encoding RagB/SusD family nutrient uptake outer membrane protein, whose amino-acid sequence MKNFKYILLSLLFTGVFSCEIEEISDPNNPSLVDIEADATKSDILLLITGTEELMRSEIGFYYDVLGILGREYYFFTNSDPRYTGELLGKGDAVLDDAGFYGTRPYAGRYKVIRNANILMTAMANTSETLTEAERNGVKGFAKTCQAYSYLLALNLQYQGGIRIDVADTENLGAFVGYDAALGAIALLLDQAYTDLNGAGSEFMFSLSSGFAGFDDPATFGEFNRAIRARVALYAGDEAGALEALGDSFMDLNGDLDAGPKHYYSVVGTEEINPIFRAPDQSEALIAHPSFVTDIRAGDTRMSKVTERTETAVLDGLSGDYDVTVYPSNASPIPIIRNEELILIYAEANIGTDNIEAIDALEVIRDAHGLGVYTGGFTDADVRNELLYNRRYSLFGEAHRWIDLRRYDMLQTLPKDRAGDDVWTQLPRPVSEKE is encoded by the coding sequence ATGAAAAATTTCAAATACATACTTTTAAGCCTTCTTTTCACAGGTGTGTTTTCTTGTGAAATAGAAGAGATATCAGATCCGAACAATCCTAGTCTGGTGGATATAGAAGCAGATGCTACCAAGTCGGACATCCTTTTGCTGATCACCGGCACCGAGGAGCTGATGCGTTCGGAGATTGGCTTTTACTATGACGTACTGGGCATTTTGGGAAGGGAGTATTACTTCTTTACCAATTCTGATCCCAGATATACAGGTGAGCTCCTGGGTAAAGGAGATGCCGTGTTGGATGATGCCGGGTTTTACGGTACCAGGCCCTATGCAGGCCGGTATAAGGTGATCAGGAATGCGAACATTCTGATGACAGCTATGGCGAATACCAGTGAGACACTGACAGAAGCGGAACGAAATGGAGTGAAAGGTTTTGCCAAGACTTGTCAGGCTTACTCTTATTTGCTCGCCCTCAACCTGCAGTATCAGGGAGGTATTAGGATCGATGTGGCCGATACAGAGAATCTGGGAGCTTTCGTGGGTTATGATGCGGCCCTGGGAGCCATTGCCCTATTATTGGATCAGGCTTACACCGATCTGAATGGTGCGGGTAGTGAATTTATGTTTTCATTGTCCAGTGGATTTGCCGGATTTGATGATCCTGCCACTTTCGGCGAGTTTAACCGGGCTATCAGAGCCAGAGTGGCCCTTTATGCCGGTGATGAGGCCGGAGCTTTGGAGGCTTTGGGAGACTCCTTTATGGATTTGAATGGTGACCTTGATGCTGGACCTAAACACTATTATTCAGTGGTGGGAACAGAAGAGATCAACCCGATCTTCCGTGCTCCGGATCAAAGTGAAGCTTTGATAGCTCATCCATCTTTCGTTACCGATATCAGAGCCGGAGACACAAGAATGTCCAAAGTGACTGAGCGCACCGAGACCGCCGTACTGGATGGGCTGAGTGGTGATTATGATGTGACTGTTTATCCTTCCAATGCGTCACCCATTCCGATCATACGCAATGAAGAACTCATCCTGATCTATGCAGAAGCTAACATCGGAACGGATAACATTGAGGCAATAGATGCCCTTGAAGTGATACGTGATGCGCACGGCCTTGGTGTGTACACCGGTGGATTTACTGATGCCGATGTTCGTAACGAACTACTTTACAATCGCCGCTATTCGTTGTTTGGCGAAGCGCACCGTTGGATTGATCTGCGCAGGTATGACATGCTTCAGACACTGCCCAAGGATAGGGCCGGAGACGATGTGTGGACTCAGCTGCCAAGACCAGTGAGTGAGAAAGAATAG
- a CDS encoding SusC/RagA family TonB-linked outer membrane protein, translating into MKQHYSRCLLTFLALLCLNVAMAQEIDVSGTIMGGENGEPLPGATVMVKGTTNGTITDFDGKFKLKAPAGARLLVTSIGFKSAEVDASSNVTLTLEEDVTRLNEVVISGLASTVKRGNLANSVASISAKELTTMSNQSTMDGALYGKFKGANIVSNSGAPGGGISIKLRGLTSINGSNEPLYIIDGVYLDNSSISAGLNVVSAAAGGGSQSNQDNPSNRIADIDPEDIASIEILKGASAAAIYGSRASGGVVIITTKRGERGETEVTLSQTVGVTQILNPLGTREWDAAKVEAAFGADEVANFQSAQAAGNLHDYEDELYGNKGFLSTSRVTATGGSDKTKFFMGITRKDDEGIVKNTGYEKTSFRLNLDQKIASWLDLKASTNYIHSSADRGFFNNDNSGNTMGIAFVATPSWAQLGKGSNGLYPNNPYAASNFLQTRDLITNNETVNRFLVGGTVVARLITQDNQSLRLNVNGGIDQYTLSTTAIFPNTLQFQKDGNGLNGVSVQGNTVTQNSNASIFLIHDFFPGSSGLSFTSQVGLTFIDFDQNNIIATASDMNGTQTNLDQSGSVSVAQNRIIQQDRGFFIQEEVNFNDMVIATAGVRGDKSSNNGDVNKLYYYPKGAIAINLHNFDFWNVNFLQQTKLRAAYGEAGNFAVFGDKFSALNAVNIDGSGGLIISNLKGNREIAPERQSEFETGIDFGLMDGKISIDATYYVKKVDDLLLRAQIPSSTGQTTAVVNAATMENRGVEIGLNMNLIRRENFSWSSTTSFWRNTSEVTRLDIPSYTVGGFADFLGQFRIKEGHSPTEIIGVGANPDEDGLVVFGDQQPDFQMSFLNQVNYGPLEFSMLWHWKQGGENINLTALLSDLSGTSPDFDKVDLDPEGELGNGDYRLSQLGANTAPYIENASYVRLREVALYYKLPVLQDYAKSVKIGVSANNLLNFFEYRSYDPEVSNFGGQGLSSGVEVTPFPSSKRYNFHLIVKF; encoded by the coding sequence ATGAAACAACATTACTCAAGATGTCTTTTGACATTTCTAGCATTACTCTGCCTGAATGTGGCAATGGCTCAGGAAATAGACGTGAGCGGAACCATAATGGGAGGCGAAAACGGTGAGCCACTTCCTGGTGCCACCGTGATGGTAAAGGGAACTACCAACGGAACCATCACAGATTTTGATGGGAAATTCAAACTTAAAGCGCCTGCAGGTGCCAGACTGCTGGTGACTTCTATCGGATTTAAGTCCGCCGAAGTAGACGCTTCATCTAATGTGACCCTCACATTGGAGGAGGATGTTACTCGTCTCAATGAGGTGGTGATATCTGGTCTGGCATCTACCGTGAAGCGGGGAAACTTGGCGAACTCGGTGGCTTCCATTTCTGCTAAAGAGCTGACAACAATGAGTAATCAGTCCACAATGGACGGAGCACTCTATGGTAAGTTTAAAGGAGCCAACATCGTCTCAAATTCAGGAGCTCCTGGTGGAGGTATATCCATCAAGCTCAGAGGCCTTACTTCTATCAACGGATCCAATGAACCACTTTACATCATTGATGGGGTTTATTTGGACAATTCATCCATTTCGGCCGGTTTGAATGTGGTATCAGCAGCTGCTGGTGGAGGTAGTCAGTCCAATCAGGACAATCCTTCGAACCGTATTGCCGATATAGACCCGGAAGACATAGCCTCTATTGAAATTTTGAAAGGTGCCAGTGCGGCAGCCATCTACGGATCACGGGCATCTGGCGGTGTGGTGATCATCACCACCAAACGCGGGGAGCGTGGAGAAACGGAGGTCACACTTTCACAAACCGTAGGAGTGACTCAAATTCTTAACCCGCTGGGTACGCGAGAGTGGGATGCAGCCAAGGTAGAAGCGGCTTTTGGTGCAGACGAGGTGGCCAACTTTCAAAGCGCCCAGGCCGCAGGTAATCTGCATGATTATGAAGATGAGCTTTATGGCAATAAGGGTTTTCTATCTACCTCCAGAGTGACTGCTACAGGCGGTAGTGATAAGACAAAGTTCTTTATGGGGATAACCAGAAAAGATGACGAAGGTATCGTGAAGAATACCGGCTACGAAAAGACTTCTTTCAGACTCAACCTTGACCAGAAGATCGCATCCTGGCTCGACCTGAAGGCATCCACGAATTACATTCATTCATCAGCTGACAGAGGGTTTTTCAACAATGACAACTCGGGAAACACCATGGGGATAGCCTTTGTGGCCACTCCTTCATGGGCGCAGTTGGGAAAGGGAAGCAATGGACTGTATCCGAATAATCCTTATGCCGCTTCCAACTTTTTGCAGACGAGAGACCTCATTACCAACAATGAAACGGTGAACAGGTTTCTGGTGGGTGGAACTGTGGTGGCCCGATTGATCACACAAGACAATCAGTCTCTGCGACTGAATGTGAATGGAGGGATTGATCAATACACACTTTCCACAACAGCTATTTTCCCTAACACACTGCAGTTTCAGAAGGATGGCAATGGCTTGAATGGAGTGAGTGTACAGGGAAATACAGTCACTCAAAACTCCAACGCATCGATATTCTTGATCCACGATTTTTTTCCAGGCTCATCAGGTCTTTCATTTACTTCTCAGGTAGGTTTGACGTTTATCGATTTTGATCAGAATAACATCATTGCAACTGCCTCCGATATGAATGGAACCCAGACCAATCTTGATCAGTCTGGTTCTGTAAGTGTGGCTCAAAACCGAATCATTCAGCAGGATAGGGGCTTTTTCATTCAGGAGGAAGTAAACTTCAACGACATGGTGATTGCCACGGCCGGAGTGCGCGGTGATAAATCCTCTAACAATGGAGATGTGAACAAACTCTACTACTATCCAAAAGGGGCGATTGCCATCAATCTGCACAATTTCGATTTCTGGAATGTGAATTTTCTTCAACAGACCAAACTGAGAGCAGCGTATGGAGAAGCGGGTAATTTTGCCGTTTTCGGTGATAAATTTTCCGCTCTGAATGCCGTGAATATTGACGGTTCCGGTGGTTTGATTATCAGCAATCTGAAAGGCAACAGAGAAATTGCCCCTGAGCGACAATCTGAATTTGAAACGGGAATAGATTTCGGTCTGATGGATGGAAAAATCTCCATTGACGCTACCTATTATGTGAAGAAAGTGGACGACCTGCTGTTGAGGGCACAAATCCCATCCTCTACTGGTCAGACCACTGCGGTGGTTAATGCGGCCACTATGGAAAACCGAGGTGTGGAAATAGGATTGAATATGAACCTGATAAGAAGAGAAAATTTCTCATGGTCAAGCACCACGTCTTTTTGGAGAAACACCTCTGAAGTGACCAGATTAGATATTCCTTCCTATACGGTGGGTGGTTTTGCCGATTTTCTCGGTCAGTTTAGGATCAAGGAAGGACACAGCCCTACGGAGATTATTGGTGTAGGTGCCAATCCGGATGAAGATGGTTTGGTGGTTTTTGGCGATCAGCAACCAGATTTTCAAATGTCTTTTTTAAATCAGGTGAATTACGGTCCTTTGGAGTTCTCCATGCTTTGGCATTGGAAGCAGGGGGGTGAAAACATCAACCTGACGGCTTTGCTCTCTGACCTTAGTGGTACCAGCCCGGACTTTGACAAGGTGGATCTGGATCCTGAAGGTGAGCTCGGAAATGGAGATTATCGATTGAGCCAGCTCGGTGCCAATACTGCACCATACATAGAAAATGCCAGCTACGTAAGGCTGCGTGAGGTGGCGCTGTATTACAAGTTGCCGGTATTGCAGGACTATGCCAAGTCAGTGAAGATTGGAGTCTCGGCCAATAATTTGCTCAACTTCTTTGAGTACCGAAGCTACGATCCGGAAGTTTCTAATTTCGGCGGTCAGGGTTTGTCTTCCGGCGTGGAGGTCACTCCTTTCCCCTCTTCCAAAAGATACAATTTTCACCTAATTGTTAAATTCTGA
- a CDS encoding HAD-IIIA family hydrolase codes for MNKCVFLDRDGVINKDYVDYAYSLDRFTILKGVPEAVTLLKEAGYVLVVVTNQSGIAKGVYTRAQMQECHDFMQAELNHQIDKIYYAPGHETYSESLMRKPNTLMFERAVAKFNIDLSQSWMVGDKKRDLIPAIKMGLKTIQVDGHDDQMADFVEPDLLTAAKRILMENG; via the coding sequence ATGAACAAATGTGTTTTTTTGGATCGCGATGGAGTGATCAATAAAGATTATGTGGATTATGCTTATTCCTTGGATCGGTTTACCATCCTCAAGGGTGTGCCCGAGGCTGTTACCTTACTGAAGGAAGCGGGATATGTGCTGGTGGTAGTCACCAACCAATCAGGGATTGCCAAAGGAGTCTATACACGTGCGCAGATGCAGGAGTGTCACGACTTTATGCAAGCCGAACTGAACCACCAGATCGATAAAATCTATTATGCTCCCGGCCATGAAACCTACTCCGAGTCCTTGATGCGAAAGCCCAATACGCTAATGTTTGAGCGAGCTGTGGCCAAGTTCAATATCGACCTGTCACAGTCGTGGATGGTGGGAGACAAAAAAAGAGATCTCATCCCTGCTATCAAGATGGGGTTGAAGACGATTCAGGTGGATGGTCATGATGACCAAATGGCCGATTTTGTAGAGCCAGATCTTTTGACTGCAGCCAAGAGGATTTTGATGGAGAACGGTTAG
- the mltB gene encoding lytic murein transglycosylase B: MRWKKVMKMGVFKKTMGLVLLGLSMGLSGFGQVDQVKVAEFARSFSDRNEMSLEEVTVILNNARYQESIIRKMEKPAEGTMTWGRYRKIFMTEDRISAGVEFWKENKVVINDVSSKTGVAPEIIVGIIGVETFYGQRQGNYRVLDALYTLAFGFPKRSSFFTAELEKFLLLVKEENLNMYEIKGSYAGAMGFAQFMPSSYQAYAKSYDEGGSRNLMQADDAIASVANYLKEHRWKEGELVALPIKNMVNPTKLTPGVKPNNSLRFYSDNGYMPSGNLSPATMAALIELEQEDGMEYWFGFNNFYVITRYNHSELYAMAVFQLAEAINADYEAVKQ, from the coding sequence TTGAGGTGGAAAAAAGTGATGAAAATGGGTGTATTTAAGAAAACGATGGGTTTGGTGCTATTGGGATTGTCGATGGGTTTATCTGGTTTCGGACAGGTCGATCAGGTGAAGGTAGCGGAGTTTGCCAGGAGTTTTTCCGATCGCAATGAGATGAGTCTGGAAGAGGTCACAGTGATTCTGAATAATGCCAGGTATCAGGAGAGTATTATTCGGAAAATGGAAAAACCTGCTGAAGGCACTATGACCTGGGGGCGTTACCGAAAGATTTTCATGACGGAAGATCGCATCTCTGCCGGTGTTGAATTTTGGAAAGAAAATAAAGTAGTAATTAATGATGTAAGCTCCAAAACCGGTGTGGCGCCGGAAATCATTGTTGGGATCATTGGTGTAGAGACGTTTTACGGTCAGCGACAAGGGAACTACAGGGTGCTGGATGCCCTTTATACCCTGGCTTTTGGGTTTCCTAAGCGATCGTCATTTTTCACTGCTGAACTTGAGAAATTCCTGCTGCTGGTGAAGGAGGAGAACCTGAATATGTACGAGATCAAGGGATCCTATGCCGGGGCCATGGGTTTTGCGCAGTTTATGCCAAGTAGTTATCAGGCATATGCCAAGAGCTACGACGAAGGAGGTTCAAGAAATCTGATGCAGGCCGATGACGCTATTGCCAGTGTGGCAAACTACCTGAAAGAGCATAGATGGAAAGAAGGTGAATTGGTGGCCTTACCCATCAAAAATATGGTCAATCCTACCAAGCTTACCCCGGGAGTAAAACCCAATAATTCCTTGCGCTTTTACAGTGACAATGGCTATATGCCGTCTGGCAATTTATCGCCTGCTACCATGGCTGCTTTGATTGAGCTGGAGCAGGAGGATGGAATGGAGTATTGGTTTGGGTTCAACAATTTCTATGTAATCACCCGGTACAACCATAGTGAATTATACGCCATGGCTGTGTTTCAGCTCGCTGAGGCGATCAATGCTGATTATGAAGCAGTGAAGCAATAG
- a CDS encoding SRPBCC domain-containing protein has translation MADQTWSTFRRKIYINAPSGKIYWHWATSKGMETWFLRSCEYTDNREVKRAREEHAQAGDTYLWYWHNWADGETGIINEADGRTHLAFSFSGAQVTIDLEESKGVTLVTLTQHHIPTDDRSKMNVYYGCGTGWTFWLANLKAYLEHDVLLHHTAPDMMGRSDFSDFVNL, from the coding sequence ATGGCTGATCAAACGTGGAGCACTTTCAGGCGTAAAATTTACATCAACGCCCCTTCCGGGAAAATCTATTGGCATTGGGCCACGAGTAAAGGAATGGAAACGTGGTTTCTCAGAAGTTGTGAATACACAGACAACCGCGAGGTGAAGCGTGCCCGAGAAGAGCACGCACAGGCCGGAGACACCTACCTGTGGTATTGGCACAACTGGGCCGACGGTGAAACAGGCATCATCAACGAGGCAGATGGCAGAACCCATCTGGCATTCTCCTTCTCTGGAGCTCAGGTGACTATTGATCTTGAAGAAAGCAAAGGTGTGACCCTGGTGACGCTCACACAGCACCATATCCCCACAGATGATCGGAGTAAGATGAATGTCTACTATGGCTGTGGTACAGGCTGGACTTTTTGGCTGGCCAACCTGAAGGCTTATCTCGAACATGACGTACTCCTTCATCATACAGCACCTGACATGATGGGCCGCAGTGATTTCTCTGATTTTGTAAATCTATGA
- a CDS encoding VOC family protein yields the protein MMRTLISTILLISLFSCSESQEIQFRSMVIHTLRPQVLHEWYAEHLGFEPVHKQSLLRDDFTIHFKSPEELMADAPDYRHGFFKIGFLTDEFDDLFESLQQGQVEFLGGIFKDNNLSRRSFLIKDPDGNRIQFFETKEQGGLQPYFLALLTPSIGEAEKWYQMRFPVTKTHNLDLREKKIYIRLLEGEDFAIEIIENNDQVSPRTLGPGFHQFEIGGIGTPFEKDKDGNNIISNL from the coding sequence ATGATGCGCACCCTGATCAGTACCATATTGCTCATTTCTCTTTTCTCCTGCAGCGAGAGTCAGGAGATACAGTTCCGGTCCATGGTGATTCATACGCTCCGGCCTCAGGTTTTGCATGAATGGTATGCAGAGCACCTTGGGTTTGAGCCCGTCCACAAGCAATCCCTGCTTAGGGATGACTTCACGATCCACTTCAAGAGTCCGGAGGAACTTATGGCAGACGCGCCAGATTACAGGCATGGTTTTTTTAAGATTGGATTTCTCACCGATGAATTTGACGACCTTTTCGAGTCGCTTCAGCAGGGCCAGGTGGAGTTCCTGGGTGGTATTTTCAAAGACAACAATCTTTCCAGGCGCTCCTTTCTGATCAAGGATCCCGATGGTAACCGCATCCAGTTTTTCGAAACCAAGGAACAAGGCGGGCTACAGCCTTATTTTCTGGCTTTGCTCACTCCTTCCATTGGTGAAGCGGAAAAATGGTACCAAATGAGGTTTCCGGTAACCAAAACTCACAATCTCGACCTGAGGGAAAAGAAGATCTACATCCGACTATTGGAAGGTGAGGACTTTGCGATAGAAATTATCGAAAACAATGACCAGGTTTCCCCGCGCACGCTTGGTCCTGGATTTCATCAGTTTGAAATTGGGGGCATTGGTACACCTTTCGAAAAAGATAAGGATGGAAACAACATTATCAGTAACCTTTGA
- a CDS encoding FMN-binding glutamate synthase family protein, whose protein sequence is MRHTFYFLTPLILIAVGLVGYYYSSDWLWSYTVLIPLAFIGFYNRVQRSHTILRNFPLLGYFRYFFEMISPEIQQYFIERSTDGKPYSRNHRALVYRRAKNVNDTHPFGTQMDINNDHYEALRHSIYATPPVKEFPRVTIGSSKCGQPYSASILNISAMSFGALSKNAVRALNGGAKKGGFYHNTGEGGVSDYHLAEGGDLVWQIGTGYFGCRTPEGDFSPELFAEKAANPVVKMIELKISQGAKPGHGGVLPAIKNNEEIARIRGVEPHTMIISPPGHKNIRGPEDLLYFIQNLRELSKGKPVGFKLCVGRTEEFIALVQKMKALEIWPDFITVDGAEGGTGAAPLEFSDSVGLPLEPALIFVHSTLLKYGLRDEVKVIASGKVLTAFSILRMKALGADICNSARAFMFSLGCIQALRCNTNDCPTGVATQNAMLTKGLVVTDKIDRVYYFHHNTIHAVLELLGACGLSHTEEITIDMFVKGDEMVALTNRYFPDSVLNRVDE, encoded by the coding sequence ATGAGACACACCTTTTATTTCCTTACACCCCTCATACTGATAGCCGTTGGTTTGGTGGGGTATTATTATAGCTCGGACTGGCTTTGGAGCTATACGGTATTAATCCCACTGGCTTTTATCGGCTTTTATAACCGGGTACAGAGAAGTCATACCATTTTAAGGAACTTTCCACTGCTGGGGTATTTCAGATACTTCTTTGAGATGATCTCTCCGGAGATACAGCAGTATTTCATAGAGCGAAGTACAGACGGCAAGCCTTATAGCCGGAACCACCGGGCGTTGGTCTATCGCCGGGCTAAGAATGTGAATGACACGCATCCGTTTGGTACCCAGATGGATATCAACAATGACCACTATGAAGCTCTGCGACATTCTATCTACGCTACACCACCAGTTAAGGAATTTCCCCGGGTGACCATAGGCAGTAGCAAGTGCGGCCAACCATACAGTGCCTCTATTCTCAATATTTCTGCCATGAGCTTTGGGGCTTTGAGCAAGAACGCCGTCAGAGCCCTGAACGGAGGTGCGAAAAAGGGAGGCTTTTACCACAATACGGGCGAAGGAGGGGTATCAGACTATCACCTGGCAGAGGGCGGAGATCTTGTATGGCAAATCGGGACCGGTTATTTTGGATGCAGAACACCTGAGGGCGATTTTAGTCCAGAGCTTTTTGCAGAAAAAGCGGCCAATCCGGTGGTGAAAATGATAGAGCTGAAAATCTCTCAGGGAGCCAAGCCGGGGCACGGGGGTGTACTTCCGGCCATTAAGAACAATGAAGAAATTGCCAGGATCAGGGGTGTGGAGCCTCATACCATGATCATCTCCCCTCCAGGACATAAGAATATCCGTGGGCCAGAAGACTTACTTTACTTTATTCAGAACCTGAGAGAATTGTCCAAAGGAAAGCCTGTTGGCTTTAAGCTGTGCGTGGGTCGTACAGAGGAGTTTATCGCTTTGGTACAAAAGATGAAAGCACTGGAGATCTGGCCGGATTTTATTACCGTAGATGGAGCCGAGGGAGGCACAGGTGCTGCCCCGCTTGAGTTTTCTGATTCGGTGGGGTTACCACTAGAGCCCGCACTCATATTTGTACACAGCACCCTGCTGAAGTACGGATTGCGAGACGAAGTGAAAGTGATTGCAAGTGGGAAGGTACTGACGGCCTTTTCTATACTAAGAATGAAAGCACTGGGTGCCGATATTTGCAATTCGGCCCGGGCATTTATGTTTAGTCTGGGCTGTATACAGGCACTGCGCTGCAATACCAACGACTGCCCCACAGGTGTGGCTACTCAAAATGCCATGCTCACCAAAGGACTGGTGGTGACTGACAAGATTGATCGGGTCTACTATTTCCATCACAACACCATCCATGCAGTACTGGAGTTATTGGGTGCCTGCGGCCTCTCTCACACGGAGGAGATTACCATAGACATGTTTGTGAAAGGAGACGAGATGGTAGCACTGACCAATCGCTACTTCCCGGATTCGGTTTTGAACCGAGTGGATGAATAA
- a CDS encoding arsenate reductase family protein — MKKVYYLSTCSTCTRIMKELGIGEEFVTQDIKKEPITEAQIGEMQALAGSYEVLFSRVAMKYKAWGLKEKNLMEEDYKRYILEEYTFLKRPVFIIDDQIFIGNSKKNVELVKDAIE; from the coding sequence ATGAAAAAAGTGTACTACCTATCCACGTGTTCTACTTGCACGCGGATCATGAAGGAGCTGGGAATTGGAGAGGAGTTCGTTACCCAGGACATTAAGAAAGAGCCCATTACGGAAGCCCAAATAGGGGAGATGCAGGCTTTGGCGGGTTCGTATGAAGTGCTGTTTTCCAGAGTGGCTATGAAATACAAAGCCTGGGGCCTAAAAGAGAAGAACCTCATGGAGGAGGATTACAAGCGCTACATCTTAGAAGAATACACTTTTTTGAAGCGCCCCGTTTTCATCATTGATGACCAGATCTTCATTGGCAACAGCAAGAAAAATGTAGAGCTGGTGAAGGATGCAATCGAATAA
- a CDS encoding PQQ-dependent sugar dehydrogenase, which produces MKNLMFSFFFLITLHGWSQPANEFSFGTEVVISDINIPWGMDWLPNGDMLVTDISGTLYRWNGTKLQAISGTPEVVAAGQGGLLDVKVHPDFGKNGWVYLSYSKPMGGNLATTAVIRGKLQGNAFVESAEVFRAEPASDTRHHYGSRIVFDQAGYMYVSVGDRGNRDENPQKLNNHCGKIHRMNDDGSVPGDNPFVGNPIAMQTIYSYGHRNPQGLAVHPETGEVWEHEHGPKGGDEVNIMRPKKNYGWPVISYGINYNGTKFTEITAKDGMEQPEVYWVPSIAPSGMDFVTSDKYGKLKGDLLVGSLKFGYLHRCDVEGSKIMKEEKYLEGIGRVRSVRQGPDGFVYLGVEGKGVLRLLPD; this is translated from the coding sequence ATGAAGAATTTGATGTTCTCCTTTTTCTTTTTAATAACACTCCATGGTTGGTCACAGCCTGCCAATGAATTTTCATTTGGCACTGAGGTGGTGATCAGTGATATTAACATCCCATGGGGGATGGACTGGCTACCCAATGGGGATATGCTGGTGACCGACATCTCGGGGACACTATATAGATGGAATGGCACCAAACTGCAAGCCATCAGCGGAACTCCGGAGGTGGTAGCGGCGGGGCAGGGTGGCCTCCTGGATGTGAAAGTGCATCCGGATTTTGGGAAAAACGGATGGGTTTATCTGTCTTATTCCAAGCCTATGGGTGGCAATCTGGCTACCACCGCAGTGATACGCGGCAAGCTGCAGGGCAACGCATTTGTGGAGTCCGCTGAAGTGTTTAGGGCGGAACCTGCCTCAGACACCCGGCATCATTACGGATCGCGCATTGTCTTTGACCAGGCAGGCTATATGTATGTTTCTGTGGGAGATCGTGGCAATAGGGATGAGAACCCTCAAAAACTGAACAACCATTGTGGGAAGATTCACAGAATGAATGATGATGGCAGTGTGCCCGGAGACAATCCTTTTGTGGGAAACCCCATTGCCATGCAGACCATCTATTCCTATGGACATAGAAACCCTCAGGGGCTGGCTGTACACCCGGAAACAGGTGAGGTATGGGAGCACGAGCATGGGCCTAAAGGCGGAGACGAAGTGAATATCATGAGGCCAAAGAAGAACTATGGCTGGCCGGTGATTTCTTATGGTATCAATTACAATGGCACCAAATTCACTGAGATTACCGCCAAGGATGGCATGGAGCAGCCGGAAGTTTATTGGGTGCCTTCTATTGCCCCCAGTGGGATGGATTTTGTGACCTCAGACAAGTACGGCAAGCTCAAGGGAGACCTCCTGGTTGGGTCTTTAAAGTTTGGCTATTTGCACCGGTGCGATGTAGAGGGAAGCAAGATAATGAAGGAAGAAAAGTACTTGGAGGGGATTGGCCGGGTGAGAAGTGTAAGGCAGGGTCCTGATGGATTTGTGTACCTCGGTGTGGAAGGCAAAGGTGTTTTAAGATTATTACCAGATTGA
- a CDS encoding glycosyltransferase family 2 protein, which produces MKNDIRVIIPAFNEQNAVGLVVDEIPKSWVSEIIVVDNGSSDDTFAQAVRSGATALRENRRGYGQACLRGMEHIANSTTQPDIVVFLDGDHSDYPAQLPELVQPILSGEVDLVIGSRALGQKERGSMTPQQVFGNWLATTLIRWFYGVSYTDLGPFRAVRYSSLMAIGMTDTNYGWTVEMQLKAAKLKLRTLDVPVNYRQRIGVSKVSGTVKGTIMAGYKIIFTIFRHL; this is translated from the coding sequence TTGAAAAACGACATCCGGGTCATCATTCCCGCTTTTAATGAGCAAAACGCCGTAGGATTGGTAGTCGATGAAATTCCAAAAAGTTGGGTATCGGAAATCATCGTGGTGGACAATGGGTCTAGCGATGATACATTTGCCCAAGCCGTGCGAAGCGGTGCCACTGCACTGAGGGAGAATCGACGCGGGTATGGCCAGGCCTGCCTAAGAGGAATGGAACATATAGCCAACAGCACCACTCAACCAGACATTGTGGTGTTTTTGGATGGTGACCACTCCGACTACCCTGCGCAGCTACCAGAGCTGGTACAGCCAATTCTCTCGGGAGAAGTTGATCTGGTCATTGGGTCACGCGCATTGGGTCAGAAGGAAAGGGGATCAATGACCCCACAACAGGTGTTTGGAAACTGGCTGGCGACTACACTCATCAGGTGGTTTTACGGGGTGAGCTATACCGATCTTGGACCTTTCAGGGCGGTGCGATACAGCAGTTTGATGGCTATAGGAATGACGGACACCAACTATGGCTGGACAGTGGAAATGCAACTGAAGGCGGCCAAACTCAAACTCAGAACCCTGGATGTGCCTGTGAACTATCGCCAGCGCATAGGAGTTTCGAAAGTCTCGGGCACGGTAAAGGGCACCATCATGGCCGGTTATAAGATTATATTTACCATTTTTAGGCACCTGTAA